From Pseudoalteromonas piratica:
AAACGGCATTAAAAAAGAACTCGCTATAGATGTATTTGCGGCACGTACCAATAAAAACTCATTATTAGTAACAGCAATGTCACCTATTATTATCAACGCGAGTGATTTTAATTTAGATACTGGTGTTGCTGCATTACAAAAAGTAGCCGGCTTGCCAAATATTGCGCGCGCAGTGCCCGTCACTTTTGTACTTCATTTCACCCAATAGCACTTATCAAACAGGGTTTTTGTTATTCTATGGATTTATCTGAATTAACAAAGCAAATAGAAACAATCGTTGCGCCATTTGAATCATGGCAACCAACTAGCTGTGGCGAAATCGATATAAAGATCAAAGCAAACGGCGATTGGTATTTTAACGGTTCAAAAATCGACCGTATTAATATGGTTAAATTATTTGCTCAGGTACTTACCAAAGAAAACAACCAATACTATTTAAAAACCCCCATTGAAAAAATGCGCATCTCCGTTGAAGATGCGCCTTTTTTAATTTCCCATTGGTATGAAAAAGAAGGCTATATTATTTGCAGTGATAATCTAGAGCGAAAGTATATTCTGGGTAGTAACCACTTACTGGAGCTGCATAATGATGTGCCATATTTACAACTGCACCATGGCGTTTTGGCAAAAGTGACTCGCAATGTATTTTATCAATGGGCTGAAATCGCGAGTGAAAAAAATGGCCGCTTTGCAATATGCTCTGGCGACCAAGACTTCTTTATTGGTTAATCTATTAAATCACACGAGAAAAGCGTGTTAGTTTTGCTTGCTGTTTTAAATATGCATCAAAAGTCATGCATATATTACGAATAAACAAGCGCCCTTTGTTCTCAACAATAAGTGCTTCTTCATTTAATGAGACCATGCCATCTTCAGAAAAACACGTAAGTCCACCGAGCTCATCAGCAAAATAATCTGCAAAGTTAATTGCAAACTTATGCTCAACATCAGCAAAATTTAGCTTAAAGTGGCAAATAATTTCTTTAATAACAAAGGCGCGAATTTTATCATCCTTGGTTAAAGTAAGCCCCTTAACAACTGGCACACCTGATGCTTCAACGGTTTGATAATAGTCTTTCAAATCTTTTGGATTTTGGAAGATACTATCACCTACTTGTGAAATAGAGGATGCTCCTAACCCTAATAAGTCACAGTCGCCATGGGTTGTATAACCCTGGAAGTTACGGTGTAACTTACCTTTTTGCTGTGCAATCGCGAGCGAATCAGTGCTTTTAGCGAAATGATCCATACCGATATTTACGTATCCAGCTTCCATCATTTGCGCCAAGGTGTTTTTAAACATCGATAGCTTTTGATCTGGACTTGGTAATTGCTCGTCTTTAATTTTACGTTGTGCAGCAAAGCGATCCGGTAAATGAGCATAGTTAAATACCGATACACGATCAGGCGAGAGTGCAATTAATCGCGCCATGCTCTCTTTAAAGCTCTCAGGTGTTTGCAATGGAAGCCCATAAATCATATCCGCATTGACCGATGAAAAACCGAGGGCACGCGCTTCACTCACAAGGTTTGCAACGTTATCTGCACATTGTTCACGATTTACCGCTTTTTGCACGTCATCATTAAAGTCTTGAATGCCAAAAGATACTCGATTAAATCCAAGCGAGCGTAAGTGGCCAAGCATATCATCAGGTAAAGAACGAGGATCAATTTCAATGCTTGATTGCACTGAATCTGAAAAGTTGAAATGCGTTTGAACAATCGCCATTAAACGGCTCATTTGTTCCTTTGTTAAAAAGGTTGGAGTACCCCCACCTAAATGTAACTGCTCAATTTTATAATCTTTATAAAGCGCCGCTTGTGCCTTTGCTTCTTGCTCTAAAAAGTCTAAATAGACATCTGCTTTATGTTGGTGGCGAGTAATTATTTTATTACAGCCGCAGTAATAGCAAAGCTGGTGACAAAACGGTACATGAATATACAGCGACAAGCGCGTATTATCGCTTTTGGCAATCGCCTGTGTTACCGAATCAACAGAAAAGCCAGACTCAAACGACAACGCCGTTGGATAGGAAGTATAACGAGGACCTGACACATTGTATTTTTTTATAAGGGAATTATCCCATTCGACGAAATTTTGCACGACTTAGACCTAACACGATTAAGGTTTAGCAAGTGTACAAAAGTAAGTAAAATCAGGTTTTGATCCAAAACAATAAAGCCAGCGAGTGCTGGCTTTATTAGATTTAAAAAACGGGACCGTTACCCAGCAAAAACATGTTTTGTTTTTGGATCTGCGGGGAAGTAAGCTTCCAGTTTTGCAGCTTCAGCAAGAATGCCCTCTTCGAGCTCTTGTTCAGTGCGCCAACGCTTACTATCCATTTTAAAGATTTCTTTCTTGCTGTATTTTTTGCGGGCATCATGAGTAGGCATTTCTTTTACCACATCATACATTTTAAATACATGCTCATATTCAGTTTCAAGATCAACCGTTTCTGAGAATTGATATTGCGACATCAATACCCAAATGCGTAGACACCCTTCTGAATATTCACACTGTTTTTCTTTCATCGCACGCGCAATTAAATTAATGCTATCAGCAATTTTTGCGTTACGTTCAAGTGCCTTAGCTTTTAACTTTTCTAATTGAGCTTGCTGCTTTTCTTTTTGTACTTTCAATTGAAATAACAACTTACCAGCGTAAAAAGCAAGGCCAGCTACAATCGCCACAGCAAGGATAATGGCAATCACCCATAGCGGTTCCACTATTTTAAATCCTCCTCATCATCGTCGTTAAGCCATTCATCAGCAAGGTCGTTTGACATGAATTGATCTAACATATCTTCATCATCAAACTCATCTTCGTCTTCAATACCCAGTAAATCACACAAGGCTTGGTGACGCGCTACTTTAGCGTTTAAGTATTTTGCATCTTTACCAACAAGTACTTCACCTGCATTCTGACGCTCAAGCAATGACATCAGTTTTTGATCATTTTCAATTTGCTCAAGTTCTTGCTCTGGCGACAATTCAGGTTCATTTACTTTACGTAACTCTACTTGAGGCTTTAAATGACGCTTAAATTCAGGCTGTTGCTCAGTACTCGCAACTTCAGGTACTAGGCTTATAGGCTTTTTACTGCCTAAGCGCGTGTCTTTGCGTTGCTTACCTGAGCTTTGCTGCTCGTTGAGCGCATCTTGTGCATTGCGCGTACCCGCTTTATTACCAGTACGCTTTTTAACACGCTGCTCTTTTAACGCGCGTAATTCGGCAAGTTTCTCTTTGCTCAAACGGAAGCTACCATTACCGCCTGTGCCGATTTTGCGTGACTTTTTCTTTCTGGTCATAATTAAATCTAAAATTTTTACAAAACTAAGCGTATTTTACACTATTGCTGACTTTTTAAATAGCATCACGTCATCCCCATGAAATGTCAGTGATAAGCCATTCTGCTTTGCTAAATAACGAAAGGTTTCTGGCGAGAAAAAGTTAATATGGGTAATATCATTTTTGTAATGCCAATTTTTAAATCTTTCTTGGTTAATAACAAGCTTTGTCATCACCACCAATACGCCGCTAGGTTTAAGTAAGCTCACTAATTGCGCCCAAATTTCATCAGGTTTTGCCAAATGCTCTATCACTTCTGTACACGTGACAAAGTCATATTGCTTACTCAACACTTCCTTATTAGGGTAATAAAAAATATCGTATAGCGCTGTTGAGTGACCCTTTTCATCCAACATTTTGGCAAGTGCAGGCCCTGGTCCACAACCGAAATCTAAACCATCACTCGGCTTTTCTAATACTGCTAATAATGGATTAAGTGCTCTACTTAAAAACTGTTGATAGCCAATATCATTTACATCATTTTGGTGACTATCATAGATTTTCTTTTCTTCGGTTAAAGAGATCATCTGACTACGAGCAACGAATACAAGTCGGCAATGGTTACATTGAAAGTAAGCACGTCGTTTATCTTGACTAAAGAGCGAAACATCAGGGTGATGGCATAAAGGGCAAGGTTCTAGCATGAGTACGGTCTAAAATTGATTTAGCGTATGGTAGCAATTTTTTCAAAGCAAATAAAAAGGCGACAGAAAATCTCTGTCGCCTACTAATCTGAGTGTCTATGACACTTCTCCCTTCGACTGTCTTAACCAACAAGTCTAATTTTATTATTATTTTACTATCCGTATTTTTATTATTATCTTCCGTGCTTTTTTTATTTTCGGTCTTCCTAACGCTTTCTTAGCATTCCATTATGTAACCAGTGGTTACTTTCCCCTACGCACATAATTGTCGCTGCACTTCCGTATTTTACTGCTTTCCATATTATTTTTTTGTCCCTTGCGACAGGTGAATAATTTACTTGTTAATAAATTTGTTACAACTAATTTAACGAAAATAAATAAAAAAAGTTTTCTTTGAAAATACTGTTAACAATAAAAAACATATACTTAAGTATAATATAGAAACAAAATAGCGAATTAACTTACAGTTAACATAAGCCACTTTCTCACACCAAATGTGAGATATATCCCACAACTCAAGATATAAAAAAAGCAGCCTAAGCTGCTTTTTCAACACATTTTTAAATTAATGTGATTAGTGAAGACCTGATACATACTTAGAAAGTAACTCAATGTCTTTATCTGTTAACTTTTTAGCAAGATCACGCATCATGCCATTAAGATCATTATTGCGCTCACCAGAGCGGAATTTTTCAAGCTGC
This genomic window contains:
- a CDS encoding DUF1285 domain-containing protein, which gives rise to MDLSELTKQIETIVAPFESWQPTSCGEIDIKIKANGDWYFNGSKIDRINMVKLFAQVLTKENNQYYLKTPIEKMRISVEDAPFLISHWYEKEGYIICSDNLERKYILGSNHLLELHNDVPYLQLHHGVLAKVTRNVFYQWAEIASEKNGRFAICSGDQDFFIG
- the hemN gene encoding oxygen-independent coproporphyrinogen III oxidase → MQNFVEWDNSLIKKYNVSGPRYTSYPTALSFESGFSVDSVTQAIAKSDNTRLSLYIHVPFCHQLCYYCGCNKIITRHQHKADVYLDFLEQEAKAQAALYKDYKIEQLHLGGGTPTFLTKEQMSRLMAIVQTHFNFSDSVQSSIEIDPRSLPDDMLGHLRSLGFNRVSFGIQDFNDDVQKAVNREQCADNVANLVSEARALGFSSVNADMIYGLPLQTPESFKESMARLIALSPDRVSVFNYAHLPDRFAAQRKIKDEQLPSPDQKLSMFKNTLAQMMEAGYVNIGMDHFAKSTDSLAIAQQKGKLHRNFQGYTTHGDCDLLGLGASSISQVGDSIFQNPKDLKDYYQTVEASGVPVVKGLTLTKDDKIRAFVIKEIICHFKLNFADVEHKFAINFADYFADELGGLTCFSEDGMVSLNEEALIVENKGRLFIRNICMTFDAYLKQQAKLTRFSRVI
- a CDS encoding DUF2489 domain-containing protein, which produces MEPLWVIAIILAVAIVAGLAFYAGKLLFQLKVQKEKQQAQLEKLKAKALERNAKIADSINLIARAMKEKQCEYSEGCLRIWVLMSQYQFSETVDLETEYEHVFKMYDVVKEMPTHDARKKYSKKEIFKMDSKRWRTEQELEEGILAEAAKLEAYFPADPKTKHVFAG
- the yihI gene encoding Der GTPase-activating protein YihI, coding for MTRKKKSRKIGTGGNGSFRLSKEKLAELRALKEQRVKKRTGNKAGTRNAQDALNEQQSSGKQRKDTRLGSKKPISLVPEVASTEQQPEFKRHLKPQVELRKVNEPELSPEQELEQIENDQKLMSLLERQNAGEVLVGKDAKYLNAKVARHQALCDLLGIEDEDEFDDEDMLDQFMSNDLADEWLNDDDEEDLK
- a CDS encoding class I SAM-dependent methyltransferase; this translates as MLEPCPLCHHPDVSLFSQDKRRAYFQCNHCRLVFVARSQMISLTEEKKIYDSHQNDVNDIGYQQFLSRALNPLLAVLEKPSDGLDFGCGPGPALAKMLDEKGHSTALYDIFYYPNKEVLSKQYDFVTCTEVIEHLAKPDEIWAQLVSLLKPSGVLVVMTKLVINQERFKNWHYKNDITHINFFSPETFRYLAKQNGLSLTFHGDDVMLFKKSAIV